A single genomic interval of Mycolicibacterium sp. MU0053 harbors:
- a CDS encoding acyl-CoA dehydrogenase family protein produces the protein MATKHVPSWYDDEVSALFDLAKGFFEREVVAHVEKWDNQRHIDRDVWRRAGELGLLLCSVPEEYGGGGGTFAHDVAVFDAQGYAGDLSLGIAVHSGIVPHYIVNYGSEEQKKTWLPPMATGEVLGAIGMTEAGAGSDLKAIRTTAVRDGDEYVINGSKTFITNGGSADMVVLAVKTDPKAGARGISLLIVDLRDTAGFQVTRVLDKVGQHGADTAELSFTDVRVPVANLLGPEEGKGFGQMIDQLAQERLCVAAQAIGGMERAVDETVAYTKAREAFGHSLFEFQNTAFELAECATMARTCRIFFDHCVVSHLRGELDATEAAMAKYWLTDQQCAIVDRCVQLHGGYGYMREYLIARMYEDARVQRIYAGANEVMKQIIAKSL, from the coding sequence ATGGCCACTAAGCATGTTCCGTCCTGGTACGACGACGAGGTTTCGGCGCTGTTCGACCTCGCCAAGGGTTTCTTCGAGCGCGAGGTCGTCGCCCACGTCGAGAAGTGGGACAACCAACGCCACATCGATCGCGACGTCTGGCGCCGAGCCGGCGAACTCGGCCTGCTGCTGTGTTCGGTGCCCGAGGAATACGGCGGTGGCGGCGGGACCTTCGCCCACGACGTGGCCGTCTTCGACGCGCAGGGCTATGCCGGTGACCTGTCGCTGGGTATCGCGGTCCACAGCGGCATCGTTCCGCACTACATCGTCAACTACGGGTCCGAGGAGCAGAAGAAGACCTGGTTGCCGCCGATGGCCACCGGCGAGGTGCTCGGCGCCATCGGCATGACCGAGGCCGGCGCCGGCTCCGACCTCAAGGCCATCCGCACCACCGCGGTCCGCGACGGCGACGAGTACGTGATCAACGGGTCCAAGACCTTCATCACCAACGGCGGGTCCGCCGACATGGTGGTGTTGGCGGTCAAGACCGATCCGAAGGCCGGTGCCCGCGGAATCTCGCTGCTGATCGTCGATCTGCGCGATACCGCCGGCTTCCAGGTGACCCGGGTACTGGACAAGGTCGGCCAGCACGGCGCCGACACCGCCGAGTTGTCGTTCACCGATGTGCGGGTTCCGGTGGCCAACCTGCTCGGCCCCGAAGAGGGCAAGGGCTTCGGCCAGATGATCGATCAGCTGGCCCAGGAGCGGTTGTGCGTCGCGGCCCAGGCAATCGGCGGGATGGAACGCGCGGTCGACGAGACCGTGGCCTACACCAAGGCCCGGGAGGCCTTCGGCCACAGCCTGTTCGAGTTCCAGAACACCGCGTTCGAACTCGCCGAGTGCGCGACCATGGCACGCACCTGCCGAATCTTCTTCGACCACTGCGTGGTGTCGCATCTGCGTGGTGAGCTCGACGCCACCGAGGCCGCGATGGCCAAGTACTGGCTGACGGACCAGCAATGCGCGATCGTCGACCGCTGCGTGCAACTGCACGGCGGCTACGGTTATATGCGCGAATACCTGATCGCCCGGATGTACGAGGACGCCCGCGTGCAGCGCATCTACGCCGGCGCCAACGAAGTGATGAAGCAGATCATCGCGAAATCGCTGTAG
- a CDS encoding RDD family protein — protein MARATSSWLSGGDPADSAPDSRYPGELLGLPESGSQSLASSGRRILALLLDWLIAYGFAALLMSLGLFSQALLSTAVLLVWLVVGAVSVRLFGFSPGQLALGLMVVPVDNRIHVGLGRALGRGALLALVIPALFMDGDGRGLQDKFTHTAVVRR, from the coding sequence ATGGCTCGTGCGACGTCGTCCTGGCTTTCCGGTGGTGATCCGGCGGATTCGGCACCGGATTCGAGGTATCCCGGCGAGTTGCTCGGTTTGCCCGAGAGCGGGTCGCAATCCCTGGCGTCGAGCGGACGCCGCATCCTCGCGCTGCTGCTGGACTGGCTGATCGCTTACGGGTTCGCGGCGCTGCTGATGAGCCTCGGGCTGTTCTCCCAGGCACTGTTGTCGACGGCCGTGCTGCTGGTGTGGCTGGTGGTGGGCGCGGTCTCGGTGCGGCTGTTCGGGTTCTCGCCTGGTCAACTGGCGCTGGGATTGATGGTGGTGCCGGTCGACAACCGCATCCATGTCGGTCTCGGCCGCGCCCTGGGACGCGGTGCGCTGCTGGCGCTGGTGATTCCGGCGTTGTTCATGGACGGTGACGGCCGTGGCCTGCAGGACAAGTTCACCCACACCGCGGTGGTGCGCAGGTAG
- a CDS encoding PaaI family thioesterase, producing MQFTDEPVDADEARRQRARYEPFTEAVRDLIDATIRTQAGAADIAAAQRSIEAVTARLRATQIDGPYGVQFTTEGDGMSWGNPVIGVRNPMAPPLRVESDGARCWAEFDLGAAYEGPPNHVHGGVSALILDHLLGEAASAGGNTPVFTGTISIKYLRGTPLGALRAEAWVERVDGIKSYARGVISDITGITVEADGVFITPQWARDPR from the coding sequence ATGCAGTTCACCGATGAGCCCGTCGACGCCGACGAGGCCAGGCGCCAGCGGGCCCGCTACGAACCGTTCACCGAGGCAGTGCGGGACTTGATCGACGCCACGATCCGCACCCAGGCCGGCGCCGCGGACATCGCCGCCGCGCAGCGCTCGATCGAGGCGGTGACGGCGCGGCTGCGCGCCACCCAGATCGACGGTCCGTACGGGGTCCAGTTCACCACCGAGGGCGACGGCATGTCCTGGGGCAACCCGGTGATCGGCGTGCGCAATCCGATGGCACCGCCGCTGCGGGTGGAGTCCGACGGCGCGCGGTGCTGGGCGGAGTTCGATCTCGGCGCGGCCTATGAGGGCCCGCCGAACCACGTCCACGGCGGGGTTTCGGCGTTGATCCTCGACCACCTGCTCGGCGAGGCGGCCAGCGCGGGCGGGAACACCCCGGTGTTCACCGGCACCATCTCGATCAAGTATCTGCGCGGCACGCCGCTGGGCGCGCTGCGGGCCGAGGCCTGGGTGGAGCGGGTGGACGGGATCAAATCCTATGCGCGCGGGGTCATCTCCGATATCACCGGAATTACCGTCGAGGCCGACGGGGTCTTCATCACGCCGCAGTGGGCGCGCGATCCCCGGTGA
- the lipA gene encoding lipoyl synthase, giving the protein MSVDPGNRKLLRLEVRNAETPIERKPPWIKTRARMGPEYTALKALVKREGLHTVCEEAGCPNIYECWEDREATFLIGGEQCTRRCDFCQIDTGKPAELDRDEPRRVAESVAAMGLRYSTVTGVARDDLPDGGAWLYAETVRAIKALNPGTGVELLIPDFNGIPEQLAEVFETRPEVLAHNVETVPRIFKRIRPAFRYQRSLDVLSAAREDGLVTKSNLILGMGETPDEVETALRDLHGAGCDIVTITQYLRPSVRHHPIARWVKPEEFVEHAAFAERLGFAGVLAGPLVRSSYRAGRLYAQAVEQRTAAKH; this is encoded by the coding sequence GTGAGTGTCGATCCCGGTAACCGCAAGCTGCTTCGTCTCGAGGTTCGCAACGCCGAGACCCCGATCGAGCGCAAACCGCCGTGGATCAAGACCCGCGCCCGGATGGGACCGGAGTACACCGCACTCAAAGCGCTGGTCAAGCGCGAGGGCCTGCACACCGTGTGTGAGGAAGCGGGCTGCCCCAACATCTACGAGTGCTGGGAAGACCGCGAGGCGACGTTCCTGATCGGCGGCGAACAATGCACCCGCCGGTGTGACTTCTGCCAGATCGACACCGGCAAGCCGGCCGAACTCGACCGCGACGAGCCGCGCCGGGTCGCCGAAAGCGTGGCCGCGATGGGCCTGCGGTACTCGACGGTCACCGGCGTGGCCCGCGACGATCTGCCCGACGGCGGCGCCTGGCTGTACGCCGAGACGGTGCGCGCGATCAAGGCGCTCAATCCCGGCACCGGGGTGGAGCTGCTCATCCCGGACTTCAACGGCATCCCCGAGCAGCTGGCCGAGGTGTTCGAGACGCGCCCAGAGGTGTTGGCGCACAACGTCGAGACCGTGCCGCGGATCTTCAAGCGCATCCGTCCGGCGTTTCGCTACCAGCGCAGCCTGGACGTGCTGAGCGCCGCGCGCGAGGACGGCCTGGTCACCAAGTCCAACCTGATCCTCGGCATGGGCGAGACCCCCGACGAGGTCGAGACCGCGCTGCGCGATCTGCATGGGGCCGGCTGCGACATCGTCACCATCACCCAGTACCTGCGGCCTTCGGTGCGCCACCATCCGATCGCGCGCTGGGTCAAGCCCGAGGAATTCGTCGAGCATGCCGCGTTCGCCGAGCGTCTCGGCTTCGCCGGAGTACTCGCCGGTCCACTGGTGCGCTCCTCTTACCGCGCCGGCCGCCTCTACGCCCAGGCCGTCGAGCAGCGCACCGCTGCCAAGCACTAA
- a CDS encoding peroxiredoxin — protein sequence MTLLTIGDQFPQYDLTAVIGGDLSKVDAKAPEDYFTTVSSSDHPGKWRVVFFWPKDFTFVCPTEIAAFGKLNDDFEDRDTKVLGVSVDNEFVHFQWRAQHDDLKTLPFPMVSDLKRDLATAAGVLNADGVADRATFIIDPNNEVQFVSVTAGSVGRNVDEVLRVLDALQSDELCACNWKKGDPTINAGELLSEAV from the coding sequence ATGACTCTACTGACAATCGGTGACCAGTTTCCGCAGTACGACCTCACGGCGGTCATCGGTGGTGACCTGTCGAAGGTCGATGCGAAGGCTCCCGAGGACTACTTCACCACGGTGAGCAGCTCTGACCATCCCGGTAAGTGGCGCGTCGTCTTCTTCTGGCCGAAGGACTTCACCTTCGTCTGCCCCACCGAGATTGCCGCCTTCGGCAAGCTCAACGATGACTTCGAAGACCGCGACACCAAGGTCCTCGGCGTGTCCGTCGACAACGAGTTCGTCCACTTCCAGTGGCGGGCCCAGCATGACGACCTCAAGACGCTGCCGTTCCCCATGGTCAGCGACCTCAAGCGGGATCTCGCCACCGCCGCCGGTGTGCTGAACGCCGACGGCGTCGCGGACCGTGCCACGTTCATCATCGACCCGAACAACGAGGTCCAGTTCGTGTCCGTCACCGCGGGCTCGGTCGGCCGCAACGTCGACGAGGTGCTGCGGGTGCTCGACGCCCTGCAGTCCGACGAGCTGTGCGCGTGCAACTGGAAGAAGGGCGACCCCACGATCAACGCGGGTGAGCTCCTGTCCGAGGCGGTGTAG
- a CDS encoding endonuclease domain-containing protein, producing the protein MAHVFIGSEALAAGKVTRYELSTRYQRVLPNVYAPKRASLSLFDRTTAAWLWSKRKGVVTGLAASSLHGARWVKSEVAIELNLANNKSPAGVLTRNETLPEGEVTRLKGMAITTIERTAFDLARRLPVGKAVQRLDALAHATHFKPADVLELLQSHRAARGCSRVPSILDLIDAGAQSPQETWLRLLFIDAGYPRPQTQIPILGPTGFPKYYLDMGWPELMVAVEYDGEQHRRDDGQYRRDIGRSEYIERIGWRRIRVIAGDTAPSILRRAELAGLRR; encoded by the coding sequence ATGGCTCACGTGTTCATCGGCAGCGAGGCGCTCGCGGCCGGCAAGGTCACTCGCTATGAACTCAGCACGCGTTATCAGCGGGTGTTGCCCAATGTCTATGCGCCCAAGCGTGCCTCGCTGTCCCTCTTTGATCGCACGACCGCGGCATGGTTGTGGTCCAAGCGAAAAGGTGTCGTCACCGGCTTGGCGGCCTCGTCGCTGCACGGTGCTCGCTGGGTGAAAAGCGAAGTGGCGATCGAATTGAACTTGGCCAACAACAAGTCGCCCGCAGGGGTGTTGACCAGGAACGAGACGCTGCCTGAGGGGGAGGTCACCCGCCTTAAGGGGATGGCCATCACCACAATTGAGCGCACCGCCTTTGATCTCGCGCGCCGCTTACCGGTGGGCAAGGCGGTTCAACGACTGGACGCGCTGGCCCACGCCACCCATTTCAAACCGGCGGACGTGCTGGAACTCCTGCAAAGCCATCGTGCGGCAAGGGGGTGTTCAAGAGTCCCCAGCATCTTGGACCTCATTGACGCGGGCGCACAATCGCCGCAGGAGACGTGGCTGCGGCTGCTGTTCATCGATGCGGGATACCCGAGACCACAAACCCAGATTCCGATCCTGGGCCCGACTGGCTTCCCCAAGTACTACCTGGACATGGGTTGGCCGGAGTTGATGGTGGCCGTCGAATACGACGGTGAGCAGCATCGGCGCGATGACGGCCAGTACCGCCGCGACATCGGCCGCTCGGAGTACATCGAGCGAATAGGCTGGCGTCGTATCAGGGTGATCGCGGGCGACACCGCGCCCAGCATCTTGCGGAGAGCTGAATTGGCCGGCTTGCGACGCTGA
- the glnA gene encoding type I glutamate--ammonia ligase, which produces MAEKNADDIIKLIKDEQVEYVDIRFCDLPGMVQHFSIPASAFNESVFEDGLAFDGSSVRGFQSIHESDMMLLPDPDTARIDPFRAAKTLNLNFFVHDPFTREAYSRDPRNVARKAENYLVSTGIADTCYFGAEAEFYIFDSVTFDSRINGTFYEVDSESGWWNTGEPFEADGSANRGYKVRPKGGYFPVAPYDHYVDLRDQMATNLTNAGFILERGHHEVGTAGQAEINYKFDTLLAAADDVQLFKYIIKNTAWQAGKTVTFMPKPLFGDNGSGMHAHQSLWKDGQPLFHDESGYAGLSDLARHYIGGILHHAPSLLAFTNPTVNSYKRLVPGYEAPINLVYSQRNRSACVRIPITGNNPKAKRLEFRCPDSSGNPYLAFAAMLMAGIDGIKNKIEPLTPVDKDLYELPPDEAANIPQAPTSLSAVIDRLEEDHEYLTEGGVFTEDLIETWISYKRENEIMPIQIRPHPYEFSLYYDV; this is translated from the coding sequence GTGGCTGAAAAGAACGCTGATGACATCATCAAGCTGATCAAGGACGAGCAGGTCGAATACGTCGACATCCGCTTCTGTGATCTGCCCGGCATGGTCCAGCACTTCTCGATTCCGGCATCGGCGTTCAACGAAAGCGTGTTCGAGGACGGCCTGGCGTTCGACGGCTCGTCGGTGCGCGGTTTCCAGTCCATCCACGAGTCCGACATGATGCTGCTGCCCGACCCCGACACGGCGCGCATCGACCCCTTCCGCGCCGCCAAGACGCTGAACCTGAACTTCTTCGTGCACGACCCGTTCACCCGCGAGGCCTACTCCCGCGACCCCCGCAACGTGGCCCGCAAAGCCGAGAACTACCTGGTGAGCACCGGTATCGCCGATACCTGCTACTTCGGTGCCGAGGCCGAGTTCTACATCTTCGACTCGGTGACCTTCGATTCCCGCATCAACGGCACGTTCTACGAGGTCGACTCCGAGTCGGGCTGGTGGAACACCGGCGAGCCGTTCGAGGCCGACGGCAGCGCCAACCGCGGCTACAAGGTCCGGCCCAAGGGCGGGTACTTCCCGGTTGCCCCGTACGACCACTACGTCGACCTGCGCGATCAGATGGCGACCAACCTGACCAACGCGGGCTTCATCCTCGAGCGCGGTCACCATGAGGTCGGCACCGCCGGTCAGGCCGAGATCAACTACAAGTTCGACACCCTGCTGGCCGCGGCCGACGACGTGCAGTTGTTCAAGTACATCATCAAGAACACCGCCTGGCAGGCCGGCAAGACCGTCACGTTCATGCCCAAGCCGCTGTTCGGCGACAACGGTTCGGGCATGCACGCCCACCAGTCGCTGTGGAAGGACGGACAGCCGCTGTTCCACGACGAATCGGGCTACGCCGGCCTGTCGGACCTGGCCCGGCACTACATCGGCGGCATCCTGCACCACGCGCCGTCCCTGCTGGCGTTCACCAACCCCACCGTGAACTCCTACAAGCGCCTGGTCCCCGGTTACGAGGCCCCGATCAACCTGGTCTACAGCCAGCGCAACCGCAGCGCGTGCGTGCGGATCCCGATCACCGGCAACAACCCCAAGGCCAAGCGGCTGGAGTTCCGCTGCCCGGACAGCTCGGGTAACCCGTACCTGGCGTTCGCGGCGATGCTGATGGCCGGCATCGACGGCATCAAGAACAAGATCGAGCCGTTGACCCCGGTCGACAAGGATCTCTACGAGTTGCCGCCGGACGAGGCCGCCAACATCCCGCAGGCCCCGACCTCGCTGTCGGCAGTGATCGACCGGCTCGAGGAGGATCACGAATACCTCACCGAGGGTGGGGTATTCACCGAAGACCTGATCGAGACCTGGATCTCCTACAAGCGGGAGAACGAGATCATGCCGATCCAGATCCGTCCGCATCCGTACGAGTTCTCGCTGTACTACGACGTGTAA
- the dtd gene encoding D-aminoacyl-tRNA deacylase: MRVLVQRVTSASVSVDGRVVGAIAPATQGLVALVGVTHDDDAATARRMAEKLWGLRILNDQRSASDVGAPVLVVSQFTLYANTVKGRRPSWNAAAPAPAAEPLVKAFAASLRDLGAEVAEGVFGANMQVALINDGPVTLLLEL; this comes from the coding sequence ATGCGGGTGCTGGTGCAGCGGGTGACTTCGGCGAGTGTGTCGGTCGACGGCCGGGTGGTCGGCGCCATCGCGCCGGCCACCCAGGGCCTGGTCGCACTCGTCGGTGTCACCCATGACGACGACGCGGCCACGGCTCGCCGGATGGCCGAAAAGCTCTGGGGACTACGCATTCTCAACGATCAGCGCAGCGCGTCCGACGTCGGTGCGCCGGTCCTGGTGGTCAGCCAGTTCACGCTGTACGCCAACACCGTGAAGGGTCGCCGCCCGTCGTGGAACGCCGCGGCGCCGGCGCCGGCCGCCGAGCCGCTGGTGAAGGCGTTCGCCGCGTCGTTGCGCGACCTCGGCGCCGAGGTCGCCGAGGGGGTGTTCGGGGCGAACATGCAGGTCGCGCTAATAAACGACGGGCCGGTGACACTGTTGCTCGAACTGTGA
- a CDS encoding DoxX family protein — MTNQLGTRVGTYSTHMLSVFRIVVGLLFLLHGTSKLFGWPAAGPTAEMFAWPTWWAGVIEIIVGALVAIGLFTREAAFIGAGHMAVAYFWQHFPSDFWPINNGGEPAVLFCFALLLLVFTGPGSWAVQRR, encoded by the coding sequence ATGACCAATCAATTGGGTACGCGCGTCGGCACCTATTCGACGCACATGCTGAGCGTTTTTCGCATCGTGGTGGGTCTGCTGTTCCTGCTGCACGGCACGTCGAAGCTGTTCGGGTGGCCGGCCGCCGGGCCCACCGCGGAGATGTTCGCGTGGCCGACGTGGTGGGCCGGTGTGATCGAGATCATCGTCGGCGCGCTGGTCGCCATCGGGCTGTTCACCAGGGAGGCGGCGTTCATCGGAGCCGGTCACATGGCGGTGGCCTACTTCTGGCAGCACTTCCCCAGCGACTTCTGGCCGATCAACAACGGCGGCGAACCGGCGGTGCTGTTCTGCTTCGCGCTCCTGCTGCTGGTCTTCACGGGTCCCGGATCTTGGGCGGTGCAACGCAGATAA
- a CDS encoding DUF4191 domain-containing protein — translation MAKPRKPAASKAAKAEAKAARKAASKQRRSQLWQAFQMQRKEDKRLLPYMILAFLVVVGLSVLGGVAIGGFTMYMMIPLGIVLGALIAFIVFGRRAQKSVYQKAEGQTGAAAWALDNLRGKWRVTPGVAATGNFDAVHRVIGRPGVIFVAEGSATRVKPLLAQEKKRTARLVGDVPIYDVIVGNGEGEVPLAKLERHLTRLPANIPAKQIDALESKLVALGSKIGPAAMPKGPLPAQAKMRGVGRTVRRK, via the coding sequence ATGGCGAAACCCCGTAAACCTGCCGCGTCCAAGGCCGCCAAGGCTGAGGCCAAGGCCGCCCGCAAGGCCGCTTCCAAGCAGCGTCGCAGTCAGCTTTGGCAGGCGTTCCAGATGCAGCGCAAAGAAGACAAGCGGCTGCTGCCCTACATGATCCTGGCCTTCTTGGTCGTCGTCGGGTTGTCGGTACTGGGTGGCGTCGCGATCGGCGGCTTCACGATGTACATGATGATCCCGTTGGGCATCGTGTTGGGGGCGCTCATCGCCTTCATCGTCTTCGGCCGCCGCGCCCAGAAGTCCGTCTACCAAAAGGCCGAGGGGCAGACCGGTGCGGCCGCGTGGGCGCTGGACAACCTCCGCGGCAAGTGGCGCGTGACGCCGGGGGTCGCCGCCACCGGCAACTTCGATGCCGTGCACCGGGTGATCGGGCGGCCCGGGGTGATCTTCGTCGCGGAGGGCTCGGCCACCCGCGTCAAGCCCCTGCTCGCGCAGGAGAAGAAGCGCACCGCGCGCCTGGTGGGCGACGTCCCGATCTACGACGTCATCGTCGGCAATGGCGAGGGCGAGGTGCCGCTGGCCAAGTTGGAGCGGCATCTGACCCGGCTGCCGGCCAACATCCCGGCCAAGCAGATCGACGCGTTGGAGTCCAAGTTGGTGGCGCTGGGCAGCAAGATCGGCCCGGCGGCAATGCCGAAGGGGCCGCTGCCCGCCCAGGCCAAGATGCGCGGCGTGGGCCGCACCGTCCGCCGCAAGTAG
- a CDS encoding TIGR03619 family F420-dependent LLM class oxidoreductase encodes MKFYVSTAFLDTREAVEIARAADDLGYAGIAIPDHVVNLETLQTPYPYTEDGQRRWDPFTDWPDPWVMIGAMALVTTRLRFVTTVYLPAMRDPYSAAKAIGTAAVLAQGRLELGVGVGWCAEEFELLGQQFARRGKRTDEMLELMKALWAPGWTEFAGEFYTTPRLEMEPTPPAIPIYVGGLSDIALRRAARHDGWVGDLITTDQALQRVDQLRALRAEMGLTMDDFAVLTPLVDAFTPEHYARAEAGGITGIVTMPWVFYPAGRGGLADKIDGLRRFRDDHPAE; translated from the coding sequence GTGAAGTTCTACGTCAGCACGGCGTTTTTGGATACCCGGGAGGCCGTCGAGATCGCCCGGGCCGCAGATGATCTCGGCTATGCCGGCATCGCCATTCCCGATCATGTGGTGAACCTCGAGACGTTGCAGACGCCCTACCCCTACACCGAGGACGGGCAGCGCCGTTGGGACCCGTTCACCGATTGGCCGGACCCGTGGGTGATGATCGGCGCGATGGCGCTCGTGACGACCCGGCTCCGGTTCGTCACCACCGTCTATCTGCCCGCCATGCGCGATCCCTATTCGGCCGCCAAAGCCATTGGTACGGCCGCGGTTTTGGCCCAGGGCCGGTTGGAACTCGGGGTCGGTGTCGGATGGTGCGCCGAGGAGTTCGAGCTGCTCGGCCAGCAGTTTGCCCGGCGCGGCAAACGCACCGACGAGATGTTGGAGTTGATGAAGGCGCTGTGGGCGCCCGGCTGGACGGAGTTCGCCGGCGAGTTCTACACGACTCCCAGGCTGGAGATGGAGCCGACGCCGCCGGCCATTCCGATCTACGTGGGCGGGCTCTCCGACATCGCGCTGCGGCGTGCGGCGCGCCACGACGGCTGGGTGGGCGACCTGATCACCACCGACCAGGCGCTGCAGCGGGTGGACCAGCTACGGGCACTGCGCGCCGAAATGGGCCTGACGATGGACGATTTCGCCGTGTTGACCCCGCTGGTCGATGCCTTCACACCCGAGCACTACGCGCGGGCCGAGGCCGGGGGCATCACGGGAATAGTGACGATGCCCTGGGTGTTCTACCCAGCGGGCCGCGGCGGCCTGGCCGATAAGATCGACGGCCTACGCAGGTTCCGCGACGATCACCCGGCGGAGTGA
- the lipB gene encoding lipoyl(octanoyl) transferase LipB, which translates to MTTASIRAASTPIEVRELGRIDYQDAWQLQRECADARVAGGPDTLLLLEHPPVYTAGRRTEAHERPVDGTPVVDTDRGGKITWHGPGQLVGYPIIGLAEPLDVVNFVRRLEESLISVCTGLGLDAGRVEGRSGVWLPEQVVGGVPRPERKIGAIGIRVARAVTLHGFALNCDCDLNAFGAIVPCGIADAGVSSLSAELGRPVGVAEVRRQVSDAVCDALDGLLPVQRKESHRVASSL; encoded by the coding sequence ATGACCACGGCCTCGATTCGAGCGGCGAGCACGCCGATCGAGGTGCGCGAGTTGGGTCGCATCGACTATCAGGACGCCTGGCAATTGCAGCGGGAATGCGCCGACGCCCGAGTGGCCGGCGGGCCCGACACGCTGCTGTTGCTCGAGCATCCGCCGGTCTACACCGCGGGACGCCGTACCGAGGCCCATGAGCGCCCGGTGGACGGCACCCCGGTGGTCGACACCGACCGCGGCGGCAAGATCACCTGGCACGGGCCCGGACAATTGGTGGGCTATCCCATCATCGGCCTGGCCGAGCCGCTGGATGTGGTGAATTTCGTTCGGCGCCTGGAGGAATCGCTGATCAGCGTGTGCACCGGGCTCGGACTCGACGCCGGCCGGGTCGAGGGCCGCTCGGGGGTCTGGCTGCCCGAACAGGTCGTCGGCGGCGTCCCACGGCCGGAGCGCAAGATCGGCGCGATCGGCATCCGCGTCGCGCGGGCGGTGACGTTGCACGGCTTCGCATTGAACTGTGACTGTGACCTGAACGCGTTCGGCGCCATCGTGCCGTGCGGGATCGCCGATGCGGGGGTCAGTTCGCTCTCGGCCGAACTGGGCCGACCCGTCGGGGTCGCCGAGGTGCGCCGGCAGGTCAGCGACGCGGTGTGCGACGCGCTGGACGGACTGTTGCCGGTCCAGCGCAAAGAGTCGCACCGCGTAGCATCATCGTTGTGA
- the ahpD gene encoding alkyl hydroperoxide reductase AhpD encodes MSLDNIKEALPEYAKDLKLNLGAIVRTTELTEQQLWGALVATAAATKSDRLLKEISEDALDVLSEEAYHAALGAASIMGMNNVFYRTKGQLDGQYDDLRAGLRMNIIGNPGVDKVDFELWSLAVSAINGCGHCLAAHEKTLRDSDVSRTAIFEAIRLASIVAGVGQALMTTEVLAKV; translated from the coding sequence GTGAGCCTTGACAACATCAAGGAGGCCCTTCCGGAGTATGCGAAGGACCTCAAGCTCAACCTCGGCGCCATCGTGCGGACCACCGAGCTGACCGAGCAGCAGCTGTGGGGCGCCCTCGTGGCGACCGCGGCGGCCACCAAGTCCGACCGGCTGCTCAAGGAGATCTCCGAGGACGCACTGGATGTGCTGTCCGAGGAGGCCTACCACGCAGCTCTCGGCGCGGCGTCCATCATGGGCATGAACAACGTGTTCTACCGCACCAAGGGCCAACTCGACGGTCAGTACGACGACCTGCGCGCCGGTCTGCGGATGAACATCATCGGTAACCCGGGTGTCGACAAGGTGGACTTCGAGCTGTGGTCGCTGGCCGTGTCGGCGATCAACGGCTGCGGCCACTGCCTGGCCGCACACGAGAAGACCCTGCGGGATTCCGACGTGTCGCGCACCGCGATCTTCGAGGCCATCCGGTTGGCGTCGATTGTTGCGGGCGTGGGGCAGGCGCTGATGACGACCGAGGTGCTGGCCAAGGTCTGA